From a region of the Daphnia pulicaria isolate SC F1-1A chromosome 1, SC_F0-13Bv2, whole genome shotgun sequence genome:
- the LOC124320794 gene encoding hepatic leukemia factor-like isoform X4: MKRNDPVFPGVNYSLRSLLENTELIHNTTNSNRLTSAPAVVPTQKIGSSVAPMMTTNTSPSRGGGNENGDKKKEESDEVWGYLEAQSSFLGPSLWDNGDLKMEYMDLDEFLSENGIPLGEGQGRSPPSKSLTPPRLVASADGSSGSGLVRCSLPSSGSESPDSNKAGSSVGTPLNYPSHSPVEIELKDDECSNASESSNSTELDTVAPSSLEKARPPVGRRKRTAVSTCSSFNDNSSDDGSYVPGQEDFDPKSRQFSPEELRPQPMSKKSKKQYVPDDLKDDKYWARRRKNNMAAKRSRDARRVKENQIAMRANFLENKVNADLQAEVEKWKKLYYAALKSLEKYEKPGKK, translated from the exons ATGAAGCGCAACGATCCCGTGTTCCCGGGAGTTAACTACAGTTTACGAAGTCTTCTAGAAAACACGGAGTTAATACACAATACAACGAATTCTA ATAGGCTAACCAGCGCTCCGGCCGTTGTGCCGACGCAAAAAATCGGCTCGTCAGTAGCTCCGATGATGACCACCAACACATCTCCATCCCGTGGCGGAGGCAATGAAAATggtgacaagaaaaaagaagaatcggaCGAAGTCTGGGGCTACCTAGAAGCTCAGTCGTCTTTCTTGGGCCCTTCACTCTGGGATAATGGAGATCTTAAG ATGGAATATATGGATCTGGACGAATTTCTGTCCGAAAATGGCATCCCATTAGGTGAAGGTCAAGGGCGTTCTCCACCTTCCAAGAGCCTCACTCCACCTCGTTTGGTTGCTAGTGCGGATGGAAGCTCCGGATCCGGCCTTGTTCGCTGCTCGCTGCCATCCAGCGGTAGCGAGAGTCCCGATAGTAACAAGGCGGGCAGCTCTGTTGGCACGCCACTTAATTACCCGAG CCACAGTCCGGTCGAGATTGAGCTGAAAGATGACGAATGCAGCAACGCCTCCGAATCTTCGAATTCTACGGAACTGGATACTGTTGCCCCCTCCTCTCTGGAGAAGGCGAGGCCACCTGTGGGCAGACGCAAGCGCACCGCTGTCTCGACTTGTTCGTCCTTTAACGACAATTCTTCAGACGATG gttccTATGTTCCTGGCCAAGAAGATTTTGATCCCAAGAGTCGCCAATTTTCTCCGGAAGAATTACGCCCTCAACCAATGTCAAAGAAATCGAAGAAACAG TATGTTCCAGATGACTTGAAGGATGATAAATATTGGGCTAGACGTCGCAAGAACAATATGGCGGCCAAACGTTCGCGTGATGCACGTCGCGTTAAAGAGAACCAGATCGCCATGCGGGCAAATTTCCTCGAAAACAAGGTA AATGCCGATTTGCAAGCTGAGGTGGAAAAGTGGAAGAAGTTGTACTACGCTGCACTTAAGAGTCTGGAAAAATATGAGAAACCCGGAAAAAAGTGA
- the LOC124320794 gene encoding hepatic leukemia factor-like isoform X3, translating to MSSDLPPTGFGQYQTSAVASAQWNNWAHMLATNNNSQAIHAAMAVQRGGYNQHQLYSQSVPTSGVQSGWAQSPWGPWVQPHPQQNRFQQPIASQFPGPPPQMLHDRLTSAPAVVPTQKIGSSVAPMMTTNTSPSRGGGNENGDKKKEESDEVWGYLEAQSSFLGPSLWDNGDLKMEYMDLDEFLSENGIPLGEGQGRSPPSKSLTPPRLVASADGSSGSGLVRCSLPSSGSESPDSNKAGSSVGTPLNYPSHSPVEIELKDDECSNASESSNSTELDTVAPSSLEKARPPVGRRKRTAVSTCSSFNDNSSDDGSYVPGQEDFDPKSRQFSPEELRPQPMSKKSKKQYVPDDLKDDKYWARRRKNNMAAKRSRDARRVKENQIAMRANFLENKVNADLQAEVEKWKKLYYAALKSLEKYEKPGKK from the exons ATGTCGAGTGACCTTCCTCCCACTGGCTTTGGCCAGTATCAAACCTCGGCTGTTGCGTCCGCTCAATGGAATAACTGGGCCCACATGTTGGCCACCAACAATAATTCGCAAGCTATTCATGCGGCTATGGCTGTCCAGCGGGGAGGCTACAATCAACATCAACTTTATTCGCAGTCAGTGCCGACTTCTGGGGTTCAGAGTGGATGGGCCCAATCACCATGGGGTCCTTGGGTTCAACCACATCCTCAACAGAATCGTTTCCAACAGCCGATAGCATCCCAATTCCCTGGGCCTCCTCCCCAAATGCTACATG ATAGGCTAACCAGCGCTCCGGCCGTTGTGCCGACGCAAAAAATCGGCTCGTCAGTAGCTCCGATGATGACCACCAACACATCTCCATCCCGTGGCGGAGGCAATGAAAATggtgacaagaaaaaagaagaatcggaCGAAGTCTGGGGCTACCTAGAAGCTCAGTCGTCTTTCTTGGGCCCTTCACTCTGGGATAATGGAGATCTTAAG ATGGAATATATGGATCTGGACGAATTTCTGTCCGAAAATGGCATCCCATTAGGTGAAGGTCAAGGGCGTTCTCCACCTTCCAAGAGCCTCACTCCACCTCGTTTGGTTGCTAGTGCGGATGGAAGCTCCGGATCCGGCCTTGTTCGCTGCTCGCTGCCATCCAGCGGTAGCGAGAGTCCCGATAGTAACAAGGCGGGCAGCTCTGTTGGCACGCCACTTAATTACCCGAG CCACAGTCCGGTCGAGATTGAGCTGAAAGATGACGAATGCAGCAACGCCTCCGAATCTTCGAATTCTACGGAACTGGATACTGTTGCCCCCTCCTCTCTGGAGAAGGCGAGGCCACCTGTGGGCAGACGCAAGCGCACCGCTGTCTCGACTTGTTCGTCCTTTAACGACAATTCTTCAGACGATG gttccTATGTTCCTGGCCAAGAAGATTTTGATCCCAAGAGTCGCCAATTTTCTCCGGAAGAATTACGCCCTCAACCAATGTCAAAGAAATCGAAGAAACAG TATGTTCCAGATGACTTGAAGGATGATAAATATTGGGCTAGACGTCGCAAGAACAATATGGCGGCCAAACGTTCGCGTGATGCACGTCGCGTTAAAGAGAACCAGATCGCCATGCGGGCAAATTTCCTCGAAAACAAGGTA AATGCCGATTTGCAAGCTGAGGTGGAAAAGTGGAAGAAGTTGTACTACGCTGCACTTAAGAGTCTGGAAAAATATGAGAAACCCGGAAAAAAGTGA
- the LOC124320794 gene encoding hepatic leukemia factor-like isoform X2, translated as MSSDLPPTGFGQYQTSAVASAQWNNWAHMLATNNNSQAIHAAMAVQRGGYNQHQLYSQSVPTSGVQSGWAQSPWGPWVQPHPQQNRFQQPIASQFPGPPPQMLHVEHSFRMCSLYPTDRLTSAPAVVPTQKIGSSVAPMMTTNTSPSRGGGNENGDKKKEESDEVWGYLEAQSSFLGPSLWDNGDLKMEYMDLDEFLSENGIPLGEGQGRSPPSKSLTPPRLVASADGSSGSGLVRCSLPSSGSESPDSNKAGSSVGTPLNYPSHSPVEIELKDDECSNASESSNSTELDTVAPSSLEKARPPVGRRKRTAVSTCSSFNDNSSDDGSYVPGQEDFDPKSRQFSPEELRPQPMSKKSKKQYVPDDLKDDKYWARRRKNNMAAKRSRDARRVKENQIAMRANFLENKNADLQAEVEKWKKLYYAALKSLEKYEKPGKK; from the exons ATGTCGAGTGACCTTCCTCCCACTGGCTTTGGCCAGTATCAAACCTCGGCTGTTGCGTCCGCTCAATGGAATAACTGGGCCCACATGTTGGCCACCAACAATAATTCGCAAGCTATTCATGCGGCTATGGCTGTCCAGCGGGGAGGCTACAATCAACATCAACTTTATTCGCAGTCAGTGCCGACTTCTGGGGTTCAGAGTGGATGGGCCCAATCACCATGGGGTCCTTGGGTTCAACCACATCCTCAACAGAATCGTTTCCAACAGCCGATAGCATCCCAATTCCCTGGGCCTCCTCCCCAAATGCTACATG tTGAACACTCATTCCGAATGTGTTCTTTGTATCCAACAGATAGGCTAACCAGCGCTCCGGCCGTTGTGCCGACGCAAAAAATCGGCTCGTCAGTAGCTCCGATGATGACCACCAACACATCTCCATCCCGTGGCGGAGGCAATGAAAATggtgacaagaaaaaagaagaatcggaCGAAGTCTGGGGCTACCTAGAAGCTCAGTCGTCTTTCTTGGGCCCTTCACTCTGGGATAATGGAGATCTTAAG ATGGAATATATGGATCTGGACGAATTTCTGTCCGAAAATGGCATCCCATTAGGTGAAGGTCAAGGGCGTTCTCCACCTTCCAAGAGCCTCACTCCACCTCGTTTGGTTGCTAGTGCGGATGGAAGCTCCGGATCCGGCCTTGTTCGCTGCTCGCTGCCATCCAGCGGTAGCGAGAGTCCCGATAGTAACAAGGCGGGCAGCTCTGTTGGCACGCCACTTAATTACCCGAG CCACAGTCCGGTCGAGATTGAGCTGAAAGATGACGAATGCAGCAACGCCTCCGAATCTTCGAATTCTACGGAACTGGATACTGTTGCCCCCTCCTCTCTGGAGAAGGCGAGGCCACCTGTGGGCAGACGCAAGCGCACCGCTGTCTCGACTTGTTCGTCCTTTAACGACAATTCTTCAGACGATG gttccTATGTTCCTGGCCAAGAAGATTTTGATCCCAAGAGTCGCCAATTTTCTCCGGAAGAATTACGCCCTCAACCAATGTCAAAGAAATCGAAGAAACAG TATGTTCCAGATGACTTGAAGGATGATAAATATTGGGCTAGACGTCGCAAGAACAATATGGCGGCCAAACGTTCGCGTGATGCACGTCGCGTTAAAGAGAACCAGATCGCCATGCGGGCAAATTTCCTCGAAAACAAG AATGCCGATTTGCAAGCTGAGGTGGAAAAGTGGAAGAAGTTGTACTACGCTGCACTTAAGAGTCTGGAAAAATATGAGAAACCCGGAAAAAAGTGA
- the LOC124320794 gene encoding hepatic leukemia factor-like isoform X1 — protein sequence MSSDLPPTGFGQYQTSAVASAQWNNWAHMLATNNNSQAIHAAMAVQRGGYNQHQLYSQSVPTSGVQSGWAQSPWGPWVQPHPQQNRFQQPIASQFPGPPPQMLHVEHSFRMCSLYPTDRLTSAPAVVPTQKIGSSVAPMMTTNTSPSRGGGNENGDKKKEESDEVWGYLEAQSSFLGPSLWDNGDLKMEYMDLDEFLSENGIPLGEGQGRSPPSKSLTPPRLVASADGSSGSGLVRCSLPSSGSESPDSNKAGSSVGTPLNYPSHSPVEIELKDDECSNASESSNSTELDTVAPSSLEKARPPVGRRKRTAVSTCSSFNDNSSDDGSYVPGQEDFDPKSRQFSPEELRPQPMSKKSKKQYVPDDLKDDKYWARRRKNNMAAKRSRDARRVKENQIAMRANFLENKVNADLQAEVEKWKKLYYAALKSLEKYEKPGKK from the exons ATGTCGAGTGACCTTCCTCCCACTGGCTTTGGCCAGTATCAAACCTCGGCTGTTGCGTCCGCTCAATGGAATAACTGGGCCCACATGTTGGCCACCAACAATAATTCGCAAGCTATTCATGCGGCTATGGCTGTCCAGCGGGGAGGCTACAATCAACATCAACTTTATTCGCAGTCAGTGCCGACTTCTGGGGTTCAGAGTGGATGGGCCCAATCACCATGGGGTCCTTGGGTTCAACCACATCCTCAACAGAATCGTTTCCAACAGCCGATAGCATCCCAATTCCCTGGGCCTCCTCCCCAAATGCTACATG tTGAACACTCATTCCGAATGTGTTCTTTGTATCCAACAGATAGGCTAACCAGCGCTCCGGCCGTTGTGCCGACGCAAAAAATCGGCTCGTCAGTAGCTCCGATGATGACCACCAACACATCTCCATCCCGTGGCGGAGGCAATGAAAATggtgacaagaaaaaagaagaatcggaCGAAGTCTGGGGCTACCTAGAAGCTCAGTCGTCTTTCTTGGGCCCTTCACTCTGGGATAATGGAGATCTTAAG ATGGAATATATGGATCTGGACGAATTTCTGTCCGAAAATGGCATCCCATTAGGTGAAGGTCAAGGGCGTTCTCCACCTTCCAAGAGCCTCACTCCACCTCGTTTGGTTGCTAGTGCGGATGGAAGCTCCGGATCCGGCCTTGTTCGCTGCTCGCTGCCATCCAGCGGTAGCGAGAGTCCCGATAGTAACAAGGCGGGCAGCTCTGTTGGCACGCCACTTAATTACCCGAG CCACAGTCCGGTCGAGATTGAGCTGAAAGATGACGAATGCAGCAACGCCTCCGAATCTTCGAATTCTACGGAACTGGATACTGTTGCCCCCTCCTCTCTGGAGAAGGCGAGGCCACCTGTGGGCAGACGCAAGCGCACCGCTGTCTCGACTTGTTCGTCCTTTAACGACAATTCTTCAGACGATG gttccTATGTTCCTGGCCAAGAAGATTTTGATCCCAAGAGTCGCCAATTTTCTCCGGAAGAATTACGCCCTCAACCAATGTCAAAGAAATCGAAGAAACAG TATGTTCCAGATGACTTGAAGGATGATAAATATTGGGCTAGACGTCGCAAGAACAATATGGCGGCCAAACGTTCGCGTGATGCACGTCGCGTTAAAGAGAACCAGATCGCCATGCGGGCAAATTTCCTCGAAAACAAGGTA AATGCCGATTTGCAAGCTGAGGTGGAAAAGTGGAAGAAGTTGTACTACGCTGCACTTAAGAGTCTGGAAAAATATGAGAAACCCGGAAAAAAGTGA
- the LOC124320808 gene encoding LOW QUALITY PROTEIN: integrin alpha-PS3-like (The sequence of the model RefSeq protein was modified relative to this genomic sequence to represent the inferred CDS: deleted 1 base in 1 codon; substituted 1 base at 1 genomic stop codon), whose protein sequence is MMSGLIQRSSSVVIGVNGSPANNSLSISPTTAIQSPLQIFVRAKKRINDIYGEVEQYVNDSCKFLLVLPNDSDLITKEELLVVNSHVEKVKGIREVLSRDHMKVAFFGRTSNGKSTVINSMLRERILPSGIGHTTNCFIQVEKSENDESYLISEDSAERKNVKSVSQLAHSLCTGSLGDSALVRVYWPTDKCPLLRDDVVLVDSPGIDVSPNLDSWIDRHCLDADVFVLVANSESTLMLTEKNFFFKVSARLSKPNVFVLNNRWDASASEPEYLEEVRRQHLLRTVDFLVDELKVCGTRTEAEQRVFFVSAKEVLQARINEFKGLPMNTGIVTDGFHGRYFEFQDFERKFEECISKSAVRTKFDQHTKRGKAIVGDTRNVMEILLERASTKRAAKSQSRREVLDHLDFTEKQLQLVTVEMKDKICKMVEEVEHKVSKALNDEIRRLSVLVDEFHAPFHSESLVLQVYKKELHNHVEACLGSNLRARLSTALALNMDQSQKEMIERVTSMLPSEKKQVGLGMIPRREPFEVLYRLNCDNLCADFSEDIEFRFSYGITSMIQRFTGKGKIAPWVISNYTESIPRPMGSQLGTGQLIPQANEDWSFLSRIAIASVTSQGTVGGLLAAGFLMKTVGWRLIFASGVIYGGLYLYERLTWTNKAKERTFKRQYVDHATRKLRLIVDLTSANCSHQVQQLLVGAPRANSTFPSHANLKEPGQVYRCLLGNPNRDQCQPLIVEREASQFNRDRLYKDRKDYGWLGGAMAVNNPSTGRVAVCGYRWSNSLSSTEHYMNGACYWNNHQVSENEDFVKVLPIVSKEQQVIGNDRNGTYNYAYGQSGFSVHMALKKDKIEEMIIGAPGVFKWTGAVIRVSDYSPDNPSPVPSRRKRQDTQDIIEFGDALVSNSAKISVLEPNDYFGYSVHSGIFFNDGKLLYVSGAPRAAGMKGKVLLFDFFPGQDSQLNIRLELNGTQLGEYFGASVLAVDLTGDGKAELLVGAPQHSLQPEMGDRTGDEGKVYFYLNRNDNLERSPALFGSKAKDARFGTTMASAGDINRDGFNDVVIGAPYENDKGAVYIYLGGMYDIHRHPETGYWQRIAAADFVFPLNNLKGFGISLVAADMDGNSYPDLAVGSFMSGHALVFRSSPVIQLALTIRAENSLIDPDGGSVILRVCSSFESKFTIPQICITXIINNESEHLIDSFFLGVGYNFHFDAEYVNQPRLILDIDDTTGSQQQPFNYTGILNSGSPSCRRFKLNVAKTPYYSQDFSRPAIFRLTGKLLGDGRPINNTCIPMKDEPLKKDPVGSQSILITGGTGKRKTEMKDTFCATCPVIDKTEKNYIEESAAFTSECGADNICKEDLEVEANFISNLKELVIGSKSTISFEVRLVNHGEPSYLTTLDIQLPSYTNLKRTPADLCQKPSFASSEELIYSCQLRVNPLKRAKTERMEFELDLMSVPSGGSDVLTVVVEARMNGVAAMGRQPLFNLTMPLRTAIDVEILGNSVEEQQTYQRSNETKVSAGLKDRIIFKHLYEVRNVLPSAAEVEIEILIPNSVFSTQGVTLPVVELPSISIDATQKGGLSNTVCRLDYNSGQSIDDIQRFREFINSSPTVKIQPPFKFGLVANRTAFIDCFNTPNANCVKYVCSAFGPLSTESPIRISLTGTLLLQNIFSFMDNEDVFILSSAARVVIRQPANVPQPYGHKPDVAIATTYFLPQGPPGTLAVASWIIVLAVLAGIILLSLMVVGLHKMGFFKRQRYPQDGGLMEETTTPGDGNSDGTDTEPQPNAVVGAGSPDHHFFRLKRVRFDDAALVVYIPLVGNEQQ, encoded by the exons CAAGGGTATCCGAGAAGTACTTTCCCGCGACCACATGAAGGTGGCATTTTTTGGAAG GACGAGCAATGGGAAAAGCACGGTCATTAATTCTATGTTAAGAGAACGGATACTTCCTTCTGGTATTGGACATACCACTAACTGTTTCATCCAAGTCGAAAAATCGGAAAATGACGAATCATACCTGATTTCAGAAGACTCcgccgaaagaaaaaatgtaaaatctg TTTCCCAGTTGGCTCATTCATTGTGCACCGGTTCGCTTGGTGATTCGGCCTTAGTACGAGTCTATTGGCCGACTGATAAATGTCCTCTTCTGCGTGATGATGTTGTATTGGTCGATTCACCTGGCATAGATGTATCACCCAATTTGGACTCGTGGATTGACCGACATTGTCTAGACGCAGACGTATTCGTATTAGTTGCAAATTCAGAGTCTACACTGATGTTGACG gaaaagaatttctttttcaaagtttcCGCCCGGTTATCAAAACCCAACGTTTTCGTATTAAACAATCGCTGGGACGCTTCGGCGTCGGAGCCTGAATACCTCGAAGAG GTAAGGAGGCAGCATTTGCTACGTACTGTAGATTTCCTAGTTGACGAGTTAAAGGTTTGCGGAACTCGAACGGAAGCAGAGCAGAGAGTGTTCTTCGTGTCGGCAAAAGAAGTTCTTCAAGCTAGAATTAACGAGTTTAAAGGGTTGCCCATGAACA CCGGAATAGTTACTGATGGCTTTCATGGGCGTTATTTTGAGTTTCAAGATTTCGAAAGGAAATTTGAAGAGTGTATTTCGAAATCAGCGGTTCGAACCAAGTTCGATCAGCATACTAAACGTGGAAAAGCAATTGTTGG tgATACACGAAACGTTATGGAAATACTTTTGGAACGAGCTAGTACCAAGAGAGCAGCTAAAAGCCAGAGTCGACGCGAAGTGTTAGATCATCTCGACTTTACTGAAAAGCAGCTTCAATTAGTGACTGTGGAGATGAAAGACAAAATTTGCAAAATGGTCGAAGAAGTGGAGCATAAA GTATCCAAAGCTCTGAATGATGAAATTCGCCGTCTCTCCGTGTTGGTAGATGAATTTCACGCTCCCTTTCACTCAGAGTCCCTTGTATTACAAGTCTACAAAAAGGAGCTTCACAATCACGTGGAAGCTTGCCTGGGAAGTAATTTGCGTGCGAGACTCTCTACGGCACTAGCGCTCAACATGGACCAATCACAGAAAGAGATGATTG aacgCGTTACGTCTATGCTGCCTTCtgagaaaaaacaagttgGGCTAGGTATGATACCGCGCCGCGAGCCATTCGAAGTTCTATATCGGCTCAACTGCGATAATTTGTGCGCCGACTTCTCTGAAGACATTGAATTCCGTTTTTCGTATGGCATCACCTCTATGATCCAACGCTTTACGGGCAAGGGTAAAATTGCTCCATGGGTGATCAGCAACTACACAGAATCA ATTCCACGTCCCATGGGGAGTCAACTTGGAACCGGGCAGCTTATTCCACAAGCGAATGAAGATTGGTCTTTTCTTTCACGAATCGCCATAGCCTCCGTCACCTCTCAAGGAACAGTGGGAGGACTGTTAGCTGCAGGATTT CTGATGAAAACTGTAGGCTGGCGATTGATTTTTGCATCGGGAGTTATCTATGGTGGCCTTTACCTTTACGAACGACTTACTTGGACAAACAAAGCCAAGGAGCGCACTTTCAAAAGACAGTACGTTGATCACGCCACCCGGAAATTGCGCCTCATAGTAGATTTAACATCAGCCAATTGCAGTCATCAAGTTCAACA GTTGTTGGTGGGAGCACCTAGGGCCAATTCTACTTTTCCAAGTCATGCGAACTTAAAGGAACCAGGACAAGTCTACCGATGTCTTCTGGGAAATCCGAATCGTGATCAGTGCCAACCCTTGATTGTCGAACGTGAAG CATCGCAGTTCAATCGTGACAGATTGTATAAAGATCGCAAGGATTACGGATGGTTAGGCGGTGCCATGGCCGTCAACAATCCTTCAACTGGCCGCGTTGCa gtTTGTGGTTACCGATGGTCGAACAGTCTATCGTCCACCGAGCATTACATGAATGGTGCCTGTTATTGGAATAACCATCAAGTTTCTGAGAACGAGGATTTCGTCAAGGTTCTGCCTATTGTTTCTAAAG agcaacaAGTAATTGGGAATGACCGAAACGGTACCTACAATTACGCGTACGGGCAGTCCGGCTTTTCCGTTCACATGGCccttaaaaaagataaaatc gaGGAAATGATTATTGGAGCTCCTGGAGTTTTCAAGTGGACGGGTGCTGTAATTCGTGTTAGTGATTACTCTCCAGACAATCCTTCCCCAGTGCCCAGTAGAAGAAAGCGACAAGATACGCAGGATATCATCGAGTTTGGTGACGCCTTGGTCTCGAACTCAGCCAAGATAAGCGTACTAGAACCCAACGATTATTTCG GATATTCGGTTCACTCTGGAATCTTTTTTAATGATGGCAAATTGCTCTACGTATCAGGAGCTCCACGGGCTGCTGGAATGAAAGGCAAA gttttgttatttgatttctttcctgGTCAGGATTCCCAGCTTAACATCCGACTAGAACTAAATGGTACACAATTAGGTGAATATTTCGGTGCTTCTGTTTTGGCGGTTGATTTGACTGGTGATGGGAAAGCGGAACTATTGGTCGGTGCGCCACAGCATAGTCTTCAACCAGAAATGGGGGATCGAACCGGAGATGAAGGAAAAGTTTATTTCTACCTGAATCGAAATGACAATTTGGAGAGATCGCCAGCACTGTTTGGCAGTAAAGCTAAAGACGCCCGCTTCGGTACAACCATGGCTTCTGCGGGTGATATCAATCGCGATGGATTCAACG ATGTTGTTATTGGAGCACCTTACGAGAACGATAAAGGAGCTGTTTACATCTACCTTGGCGGTATGTACGATATTCACCGTCATCCAGAGACTGGATATTGGCAGCGAATCGCGGCTGCAGACTTTGTATTTCCATTGAACAATCTCAAAGGATTTGGTATTAGTCTCGTCGCTGCCGATATGGACGGAAATAGTTATCCag ATCTTGCAGTGGGCAGTTTCATGTCCGGTCACGCTCTTGTGTTCCGCTCCAGCCCTGTTATCCAATTAGCATTGACAATAAGAGCCGAAAACAGCTTGATTGATCCGGACGGAGGCTCGGTCATTTTGAGAGTTTGTAGTTCCTTCGAATcaaaatttaccatcccaCAGATTTGTATTACATAA ATTATCAATAATGAATCAGAACATTTGATTGATTCATTCTTTTTAGGTGTTGGTTATAATTTTCACTTTGATGCTGAATACGTCAATCAACCTAGACTGATTTTAGATATAGACGATACGACTGGCAGTCAACAGCAGCCATTCAATTATACTGGCATTCTTAATTCTGGATCTCCATCGTGCAGAAGATTCAAACTCAACGTGGcg AAAACACCTTATTACAGCCAAGATTTTTCACGTCCGGCAATCTTCCGATTGACAGGGAAATTACTGGGTGATGGCCGTCCGATAAATAACACATGTATTCCCATGAAGGATGAACCTTTAAAAAAGGACCCAGTCGGATCCCAGTCAATCCTTATTACAGGCGGCACTGGCAAACGGAAAACTG AAATGAAGGATACATTCTGCGCTACTTGTCCTGTGATAgataaaacggaaaaaaactaCATTGAAGAATCTGCCGCTTTCACTTCCGAATGCGGTGCCGACAACATCTGCAAAGAAGACTTGGAAGTAGAGGCGAATTTCATCTCCAATCTCAA GGAGCTGGTCATTGGATCCAAAAGCACGATTTCATTTGAAGTGAGGTTGGTAAATCATGGCGAACCTTCCTATCTGACAACGTTAGACATCCAACTGCCGAGTTACACCAATCTGAAACGCACTCCAGCTGATTTGTGCCAAAAGCCTAGCTTTGCTTCTTCAGAAGAATTAATCTATTCGTGTCAACTGCGTGTCAATCCTCTTAAACGAGCTAAAACC GAAAGGATGGAGTTTGAACTGGATTTGATGTCCGTCCCGAGTGGTGGTAGCGATGTTCTGACAGTCGTCGTCGAGGCCAGGATGAATGGTGTTGCAGCCATGGGCAGGCAGCCGCTATTTAATCTGACCATGCCTTTAAGAACCGCCATTGACGTGGAAATCTTAGG AAATTCCGTGGAGGAGCAGCAAACATATCAGCGGTCCAACGAAACAAAAGTTTCGGCTGGACTTAAAgatcgaataatttttaagcATCTTTATGAG GTACGGAACGTTCTACCCAGTGCTGCAGAAGTAGAAATTGAAATCTTAATCCCTAATAGCGTCTTTAGTACGCAAGGAGTGACGCTACCCGTCGTCGAGCTCCCAAGCATTTCCATTGAT GCAACGCAAAAGGGAGGGCTGAGCAACACTGTCTGCCGTTTAGATTATAATTCAGGTCAATCGATAGACGACATCCAGAGGTTCCGCGAATTTATTAATTCCAGTCCAACTGTTAAAA TCCAACCTCCGTTTAAATTCGGACTGGTAGCTAACCGAACCGCATTTATCGATTGTTTCAATACTCCAAACGCCAATTGCGTAAAGTATGTTTGCTCAGCATTCGGTCCGCTATCAACTGAGTCTCCCATCAGGATTTCTTTGACTggaactcttcttcttcagaataTTT tTTCCTTCATGGACAACGAGGATGTCTTCATTTTGTCTAGTGCAGCACGGGTTGTCATTCGACAACCGGCTAATGTTCCACAACCCTACGGTCACAA ACCCGACGTTGCAATTGCCACGACGTACTTCCTTCCACAAGGGCCACCAGGAACATTGGCTGTTGCCTCTTGGATTATTGTTCTAGCTGTCCTTGCCGGTATTATTCTTTTGAGTCTGATGGTCGTTGGACTGCACAAG ATGGGCTTCTTCAAACGCCAACGCTATCCGCAAGACGGCGGCCTGATGGAGGAAACTACAACCCCAGGAGACGGGAACAGCGATGGAACGGACACGGAGCCGCAACCGAATGC CGTGGTCGGCGCTGGATCACCGGATCACCACTTTTTTCGCCTCAAAAGGGTACGGTTCGATGACGCGGCCCTAGTCGTCTACATTCCTTTAGTAGGAAATGAACAGCAGTAA